From Scleropages formosus chromosome 1, fSclFor1.1, whole genome shotgun sequence, a single genomic window includes:
- the LOC108929158 gene encoding protein LBH-like isoform X1: protein MMCTGEGTQEMNEVVTSSPMEDMCLSTSQDQHSYQIFPDPTDFECYCKLKDHLPCIVVEPTEDEVESGELRWPPEELLVSDDKEEKTENKTVQPVPTSQP from the exons ATGATGTGTACTGGCGAAG GTACTCAAGAAATGAATGAAGTGGTGACCAGCAGCCCCATGGAAGACATGTGCCTCAGCACCAGCCAAGACCAGCACTCCTATCAG ATTTTCCCAGACCCAACAGACTTTGAATGCTACTGCAAGTTGAAAGACCATCTGCCCTGCATTGTTGTAGAACCCACAGAGGATGAGGTGGAAAGTGGGGAGCTGCGCTGGCCCCCTGAGGAACTTCTTGTCAGTGATGACAAGGaggaaaagactgaaaacaagACTGTGCAACCTGTTCCAACCAGCCAACCTTGA
- the LOC108929158 gene encoding protein LBH-like isoform X2, giving the protein MNEVVTSSPMEDMCLSTSQDQHSYQIFPDPTDFECYCKLKDHLPCIVVEPTEDEVESGELRWPPEELLVSDDKEEKTENKTVQPVPTSQP; this is encoded by the exons ATGAATGAAGTGGTGACCAGCAGCCCCATGGAAGACATGTGCCTCAGCACCAGCCAAGACCAGCACTCCTATCAG ATTTTCCCAGACCCAACAGACTTTGAATGCTACTGCAAGTTGAAAGACCATCTGCCCTGCATTGTTGTAGAACCCACAGAGGATGAGGTGGAAAGTGGGGAGCTGCGCTGGCCCCCTGAGGAACTTCTTGTCAGTGATGACAAGGaggaaaagactgaaaacaagACTGTGCAACCTGTTCCAACCAGCCAACCTTGA